A single window of Salvelinus namaycush isolate Seneca chromosome 11, SaNama_1.0, whole genome shotgun sequence DNA harbors:
- the LOC120055378 gene encoding proteasome subunit beta type-11-like, producing the protein MALQDVSGFQDTPMSHRWNTPVSLSGPMGDTTPLLDMADERILGWGRFKSSERDGEVPLRFFIPTPQSSVPFRCDNRHTSLSSLSTSSSPPTRRPFPLCHGTTTLAFVFQGGVIAAADTRASCSGHVACPSAQKILPIHSHLLVTTSGSGADCMLWERILAREIRLYQLRHGRRLSITGSAKLLSHMLHPFKGTDVCVAATLCGWDRCGPKLFYVCSDGTRLQGELFSVGSGSPYAYGVLDGEVRWSLNEQEAISLAREAVYRATHRDAYSGNCVDLFHITAQGYCRRDREDLREEYHRERERERVLKRGKEKSEEDKK; encoded by the exons ATGGCTTTACAAGATGTCAGTGGCTTTCAGGACACCCCTATGTCTCACAGGTGGAACACTCCTGTCTCACTATCTGGGCCTATGGGAGATACCACTCCTCTCCTGGACATGGCTGATGAAAGGATCCTtggttggggaaggtttaaatcatctgagagagatggagaggtccCTCTGCGCTTTTTCATACCTACTCCTCAGAGCTCTGTTCCTTTCCGCTGTGACAACAGACACACGTCCCTTTCTTCCCTGTCCACCTCCTCATCACCGCCCACCCGGCGCCCATTCCCTTTGTGTCATGGAACCACTACCCTGGCCTTTGTGTTCCAAGGAGGTGTTATAGCAGCGGCAGACACACGTGCCAGCTGCTCAGGGCATGTCGCCTGTCCCTCTGCCCAGAAGATCCTGCCTATCCACTCCCATTTACTGGTCACCACTTCTGGCAGTGGTGCAGACTGCATGCTATGGGAGAGAATCCTGGCCAGAGAGATCCGCCTTTACCAACTACGCCACGGCCGCCGCTTGTCAATCACTGGCTCTGCCAAGCTCCTCTCTCATATGCTGCACCCCTTTAAGgggactgatgtgtgtgtggCAGCCACTCTTTGTGGCT GGGATCGTTGTGGCCCAAAGCTGTTCTATGTGTGCAGTGATGGCACCCGGCTGCAGGGAGAGCTCTTCTCGGTTGGCTCAGGTTCGCCTTATGCTTACGGAGTGCTGGATGGAGAGGTGCGGTGGAGCCTGAATGAGCAGGAGGCTATCTCATTGGCCAGAGAAGCTGTGTACAGGGCCACACACAGGGATGCATATTCAGGGAACTGTGTGGACCTTTTCCACATCACTGCCCAAGGATATTGCCGAAGAGACAGGGAGGATCTGAGAGAGGagtaccacagagagagagagagggagagggtgctGAAGAGGGGAAAAGAAAAGAGTGAGGAAGATAAGAAATAG